One segment of Tamlana crocina DNA contains the following:
- a CDS encoding inorganic diphosphatase → MAKKDKLTFDVLIEIPKGSRNKYEYDFTLHKIRFDRTLFSSMMYPGDYGFIPETLALDQDPLDVLVLSTEPSYPMVVMEVRPIGVFHMTDEKGPDEKIICVPVSDPVWSHRSDISDLNPHRLKEIEHFFQVYKDLEEKKVDVGGWGNAEEARKIYHECVQRYDESEHKKKRTFTI, encoded by the coding sequence ATGGCAAAGAAAGATAAACTGACATTTGATGTCTTGATTGAAATCCCTAAAGGAAGTAGAAATAAGTACGAATACGATTTTACATTGCACAAAATCCGTTTCGATAGAACCTTGTTTTCATCGATGATGTACCCTGGCGATTACGGATTTATTCCTGAAACTTTGGCTTTAGATCAAGATCCATTGGATGTTTTGGTATTGTCAACCGAGCCATCTTATCCTATGGTGGTTATGGAAGTGCGCCCAATAGGTGTGTTCCATATGACAGATGAAAAAGGGCCGGATGAAAAAATAATCTGTGTGCCCGTTTCCGATCCGGTTTGGAGCCACCGTAGTGATATATCTGATTTGAACCCCCACCGTTTAAAGGAAATCGAGCATTTTTTCCAAGTTTACAAAGATTTGGAAGAAAAGAAAGTTGATGTTGGTGGCTGGGGAAATGCTGAGGAAGCTAGAAAGATTTACCACGAATGTGTACAACGTTACGATGAAAGTGAACACAAGAAAAAACGAACCTTTACCATCTAG